Proteins encoded by one window of Pseudomonas coleopterorum:
- the tkt gene encoding transketolase, translated as MPSRRERANAIRALSMDAVQKANSGHPGAPMGMADIAEVLWRDFLKHNPANPAFANRDRFVMSNGHGSMLVYSLLHLTGYDLGIEDLKNFRQLHSRTPGHPEYGYTPGVETTTGPLGQGLANAVGFALAEKVLAAQFNRDGHKIVDHNTYVFLGDGCMMEGISHEVSALAGTLGLGKLIAFYDDNGISIDGEVEGWFTDDTPKRFEAYGWQVIRNVDGHDADEIKTAIETARKSEQPTLICCKTTIGFGSPNKQGKEDCHGAPLGAEEIALTRAALKWNHGPFEIPADIYKEWDAKEAGVALEAEWNQRFAAYSAAYPELANEFVRRMSGELPADFSEKASAYIAEVAAKGETIASRKASQNALNAFGPLLPEILGGSADLAGSNLTLWKGCKGVEADDAAGNYIYYGVREFGMSAIMNGIALHGGFVPYGATFLIFMEYARNAVRMSALMKKRVIYVFTHDSIGLGEDGPTHQPIEQLASLRCTPNLDTWRPADAVESAVAWKFALERNDGPSALIFSRQNLDHQARDQAQLADITRGGYVLKDCAGEPELILIATGSEVGLAVKAFDKLTEQGRNVRVVSMPCTSVFDAQDAGYKQSVLPLQVSARIAIEAAHADYWYKYVGLEGRVIGMTSFGESAPAPALFEEFGFTLENILATAEELLED; from the coding sequence ATGCCCAGCCGTCGTGAGCGCGCCAATGCCATTCGTGCACTGAGCATGGATGCCGTGCAAAAAGCCAACAGCGGTCACCCAGGTGCCCCCATGGGTATGGCGGATATCGCCGAAGTACTGTGGCGTGACTTCCTCAAGCACAACCCGGCCAACCCGGCGTTCGCCAACCGCGACCGTTTCGTCATGTCCAACGGTCATGGCTCGATGCTGGTCTATTCGCTGCTGCACCTCACCGGCTATGACCTGGGCATCGAAGACCTGAAGAACTTCCGCCAGCTGCACAGCCGCACGCCGGGTCACCCCGAGTACGGCTACACCCCAGGCGTCGAGACCACCACCGGTCCTCTGGGCCAGGGCCTGGCCAACGCGGTGGGCTTTGCGCTCGCGGAGAAAGTGCTGGCAGCGCAGTTCAACCGCGACGGCCACAAGATCGTCGACCACAACACCTACGTGTTCCTGGGCGACGGCTGCATGATGGAAGGCATCTCCCACGAGGTGAGCGCGCTGGCCGGTACCCTGGGCCTGGGCAAGCTGATCGCCTTCTACGATGACAACGGCATTTCCATCGACGGCGAAGTCGAAGGCTGGTTCACCGACGACACGCCGAAACGCTTCGAAGCCTACGGCTGGCAGGTGATTCGCAACGTCGACGGCCACGATGCGGACGAAATCAAGACCGCCATCGAAACCGCCCGCAAGAGCGAGCAGCCGACGCTGATCTGCTGCAAGACCACCATCGGTTTCGGCTCGCCGAACAAGCAGGGCAAGGAAGACTGCCACGGCGCGCCACTGGGTGCCGAGGAAATCGCCCTGACCCGCGCAGCATTGAAGTGGAACCACGGCCCGTTCGAAATCCCGGCCGACATCTACAAGGAATGGGACGCCAAGGAAGCCGGCGTGGCCCTGGAAGCCGAGTGGAATCAGCGCTTCGCCGCCTACTCTGCTGCCTACCCTGAATTGGCCAACGAATTCGTGCGCCGCATGAGTGGCGAGCTGCCTGCCGACTTCTCCGAAAAGGCCAGCGCCTACATCGCCGAAGTGGCTGCCAAGGGCGAGACCATCGCCAGCCGCAAGGCCAGCCAGAACGCTTTGAATGCCTTCGGTCCGTTGCTGCCGGAGATCCTCGGCGGCTCGGCCGACCTGGCCGGTTCCAACCTGACCCTGTGGAAAGGCTGCAAGGGTGTCGAAGCGGATGACGCCGCTGGCAACTACATCTATTATGGCGTACGCGAATTCGGCATGAGCGCGATCATGAACGGGATCGCCCTGCACGGCGGCTTCGTGCCATACGGCGCGACCTTCCTGATCTTCATGGAATACGCCCGTAACGCGGTACGCATGTCGGCGCTGATGAAGAAGCGCGTGATCTACGTGTTCACCCACGACTCCATCGGTCTGGGCGAAGATGGTCCGACCCACCAGCCGATCGAACAGCTGGCGAGCCTGCGCTGCACCCCGAACCTCGACACCTGGCGTCCTGCCGATGCGGTCGAGTCGGCGGTAGCATGGAAATTCGCCCTGGAGCGCAACGACGGTCCGTCGGCGCTGATCTTCTCGCGTCAGAACCTCGATCACCAGGCACGCGATCAGGCCCAGTTGGCCGACATCACTCGTGGCGGTTACGTGCTCAAGGATTGCGCTGGCGAGCCTGAGCTGATTCTGATCGCCACCGGTTCCGAAGTGGGCCTGGCCGTCAAAGCCTTCGACAAGCTGACCGAACAGGGCCGCAATGTGCGCGTCGTGTCGATGCCGTGCACCAGCGTGTTCGACGCGCAGGACGCCGGCTACAAGCAATCGGTGCTGCCGCTGCAGGTCAGCGCGCGCATCGCCATCGAGGCAGCGCACGCCGACTACTGGTACAAGTACGTGGGCCTTGAAGGTCGGGTGATCGGCATGACCAGCTTTGGCGAGTCGGCACCGGCACCGGCGCTGTTCGAAGAGTTCGGCTTCACCCTGGAGAACATCCTGGCCACCGCCGAAGAATTGCTCGAAGACTGA
- a CDS encoding ArsR/SmtB family transcription factor, whose translation MNLRAPAFDHQASDDLAALCKAGGDPLRLNVLRALASDSFGVLELAQIFAVGQSGMSHHLKVLAQADLVATRREGNAIFYRRALPNGRVLGGRLHSALLEEVDGLSLPAEAQARMAVVQRQRAAASEDFFSRMEEKFRAQQDLIAGLPQYRESLLALLDKLSFAHQASALEVGPGDGGFLPELARRFAQVTAQDNSPAMLELARQVCLREQLSNVRLELADALAPTSLRADCVVLNMVLHHFSDPAQALGHLAQRVQPGGSLLVTELCSHNQSWAKEACGDLWLGFEQEDLARWAIAAGLVPGESLYVGLRNGFQIQVRHFSRPAGDTHHRSI comes from the coding sequence ATGAACCTTCGTGCCCCTGCGTTCGACCATCAGGCAAGTGACGATCTGGCTGCCCTGTGCAAAGCCGGTGGCGACCCCCTGCGCCTGAACGTGCTACGCGCGCTGGCCAGCGATTCGTTCGGCGTGCTGGAACTGGCGCAGATCTTCGCGGTGGGCCAGTCGGGGATGAGTCATCACCTCAAGGTGCTCGCGCAGGCCGACCTGGTGGCCACGCGACGCGAAGGCAACGCGATTTTCTATCGTCGCGCCCTGCCCAACGGTCGTGTGCTGGGCGGACGCCTGCACAGCGCCCTGCTCGAGGAAGTCGACGGGCTGAGCCTGCCGGCCGAGGCCCAGGCGCGCATGGCCGTGGTGCAGCGCCAGCGCGCGGCGGCCAGCGAAGACTTTTTCTCGCGCATGGAAGAGAAGTTCCGCGCTCAGCAGGACCTTATCGCTGGCCTGCCGCAGTACCGCGAAAGCCTGCTGGCCCTGCTCGACAAACTGAGCTTCGCCCACCAGGCCAGCGCTCTGGAAGTGGGTCCGGGCGATGGCGGCTTCCTGCCCGAACTGGCCCGACGCTTTGCCCAGGTCACGGCGCAGGACAACAGCCCGGCGATGCTCGAACTGGCCCGCCAGGTCTGCCTGCGCGAGCAGTTGAGCAACGTGCGCCTGGAACTGGCCGATGCCTTGGCCCCCACCAGCCTGCGCGCCGACTGCGTGGTGCTGAACATGGTCCTGCACCATTTCAGCGACCCGGCTCAGGCGCTTGGCCATCTGGCGCAGCGGGTGCAGCCAGGCGGCAGTCTTTTGGTAACAGAATTGTGCAGCCACAATCAGAGTTGGGCCAAAGAGGCCTGCGGTGATCTCTGGTTGGGGTTCGAACAGGAAGATCTGGCCCGTTGGGCCATCGCTGCGGGGCTCGTTCCCGGAGAGAGCCTCTACGTGGGCTTACGTAATGGTTTCCAGATTCAGGTCCGCCATTTCTCGCGGCCGGCTGGCGACACTCACCATCGGTCAATTTAG
- the metK gene encoding methionine adenosyltransferase — MSEYSLFTSESVSEGHPDKIADQISDAVLDAIITQDKFARVACETLVKTGVAIIAGEVSTSAWVDLEDIVRKVIVDIGYNSSDVGFDGATCAVMNIIGKQSVDIAQGVDRSKPEDQGAGDQGLMFGYASNETDVLMPAPICFSHRLVERQAEARKSGLLPWLRPDAKSQVTCQYEGGKVVGIDAVVLSTQHNPDVSYADLREGVMELIVKHVLPAELLHKDTQFHINPTGNFIIGGPVGDCGLTGRKIIVDSYGGMARHGGGAFSGKDPSKVDRSAAYAGRYVAKNIVAAGLAERCEIQVSYAIGVAQPTSISINTFGTGKISDEQIVKLVRAHFDLRPYAITTMLDLLHPMYQATAAYGHFGRAPVEMTVGDDTFTAFTWERTDRAAALRDAAGLK, encoded by the coding sequence ATGAGCGAATACTCCCTTTTCACCTCCGAGTCCGTCTCCGAAGGACACCCGGACAAGATCGCCGACCAGATTTCCGACGCGGTGCTGGACGCCATCATCACCCAGGACAAGTTCGCCCGCGTGGCCTGCGAAACCCTGGTCAAGACCGGCGTGGCGATCATCGCCGGCGAAGTCAGCACGTCGGCCTGGGTCGACCTGGAAGACATCGTGCGCAAGGTCATCGTCGACATCGGCTACAACAGCTCCGATGTCGGCTTCGACGGTGCCACCTGTGCGGTCATGAACATCATCGGCAAGCAGTCGGTGGACATCGCCCAGGGCGTGGACCGCAGCAAGCCGGAAGACCAGGGCGCTGGCGACCAGGGCCTGATGTTCGGTTATGCCAGCAACGAAACCGACGTGCTGATGCCTGCACCTATCTGCTTCTCGCACCGTCTGGTCGAGCGCCAGGCCGAAGCGCGCAAGTCCGGCCTGCTGCCGTGGCTGCGCCCCGATGCCAAGTCCCAGGTCACCTGCCAGTACGAAGGCGGCAAGGTCGTGGGTATCGACGCCGTGGTGCTGTCGACCCAGCACAACCCGGACGTGTCCTACGCCGACCTGCGCGAAGGCGTCATGGAGCTGATCGTCAAGCACGTGCTGCCGGCCGAACTGCTGCACAAGGACACCCAGTTCCACATCAACCCGACCGGCAACTTCATCATCGGTGGCCCGGTGGGTGACTGCGGACTGACCGGACGCAAGATCATCGTCGACAGCTACGGCGGCATGGCTCGCCACGGCGGCGGCGCCTTCTCCGGCAAGGACCCGTCCAAGGTCGACCGCTCGGCCGCCTACGCTGGTCGCTATGTGGCCAAGAACATCGTCGCCGCCGGTCTGGCCGAGCGTTGCGAGATCCAGGTGTCCTACGCCATCGGCGTAGCCCAGCCCACGTCGATCTCGATCAACACCTTCGGCACCGGCAAGATCAGCGACGAGCAGATCGTCAAGCTGGTGCGCGCGCACTTCGACCTGCGTCCGTATGCCATCACCACCATGCTCGACCTGCTGCACCCGATGTATCAGGCCACCGCTGCCTATGGCCACTTCGGTCGTGCACCGGTGGAAATGACCGTCGGCGACGACACCTTCACCGCGTTCACCTGGGAGCGCACCGACCGTGCCGCCGCCCTGCGCGATGCCGCCGGCCTGAAATAA
- a CDS encoding DUF1090 domain-containing protein yields the protein MNTFSSLCAVLVAGVLAGQAIAAPAAPASAPAATGCAAKQQHVQAQIDIAEANGNQNQVDGLSTALREIQNNCTENGLRKEREGKVLDAKREVSKRQSDLDKAMKKGDSEKINKRKDKLAEARKELQDAMDELDK from the coding sequence ATGAACACGTTTTCCTCGCTGTGCGCCGTACTGGTCGCCGGTGTGCTGGCCGGCCAGGCGATCGCAGCGCCCGCCGCTCCCGCCTCGGCCCCTGCAGCCACCGGCTGCGCCGCCAAGCAGCAGCATGTACAGGCGCAGATCGACATCGCCGAGGCCAACGGCAATCAGAACCAGGTCGACGGGCTGAGCACCGCGCTACGGGAGATCCAGAACAACTGCACCGAAAACGGACTGCGCAAGGAGCGTGAGGGCAAGGTGCTCGATGCCAAGCGCGAAGTCAGCAAGCGTCAAAGCGATCTGGACAAGGCCATGAAGAAAGGCGATTCGGAGAAGATCAACAAGCGCAAGGACAAACTTGCCGAAGCCCGCAAGGAGCTGCAAGACGCCATGGATGAGTTGGACAAGTAA
- a CDS encoding MAPEG family protein, with the protein MTVAFWCVLIALILPYGCAYIAKFTGGKFGLKQNHDPRTYLDALEGLPKRAHAAQLNSFEILPGFIAAVVISDIVGNAQQVTLDVLAVVFITSRLLYIICYLADWATLRSLVWFAGFAIIVSYFFVSM; encoded by the coding sequence ATGACCGTCGCCTTCTGGTGTGTCTTGATCGCTTTGATATTGCCCTACGGTTGCGCGTATATCGCCAAGTTCACGGGCGGCAAGTTCGGCCTCAAGCAGAACCATGATCCGCGCACGTATCTGGATGCGTTGGAGGGCCTGCCCAAGCGGGCGCACGCGGCTCAGTTGAACAGTTTCGAGATTCTCCCCGGCTTCATTGCCGCCGTGGTGATTTCCGATATCGTCGGCAATGCGCAGCAGGTGACGCTGGATGTACTGGCGGTGGTGTTCATCACTTCGCGTCTGCTGTACATCATTTGCTATCTGGCCGACTGGGCGACGTTGCGATCGCTGGTATGGTTCGCCGGATTTGCGATCATCGTCAGTTACTTCTTCGTTTCGATGTAG
- a CDS encoding MFS transporter, translating into MPLALFALAVAAFGIGTTEFVIMGLLTDVAKDLSVSIPDAGLLITGYALGVVFGAPVLAVLTANLPRKATLLGMTLIFILGNVLCAMAPNYATLMGARVITALCHGAFFGIGSVVAAGLVAPTKRAQAIALMFTGLTLANVLGVPLGTALGQFAGWRSTFWAVSVIGVIALLAQIVWLPKAIPMERGNLAREFRVLRKPNVLLPLAMSAMASCSLFSVFTYIAPILQDVTGVSAHGITVMLLLFGVGLTIGSMLGGRLADSRLLPSLLGMAIAVVLILALFTQTSGSLIPAAITLLAWGVFAFALCPILQLLIIDQAHEAPNLGSTLNQSAFNLGNAAGAWVGGLVVASGAPLVDLPWTGAITGLGTLALALVFIYWQRRPVAVNAAG; encoded by the coding sequence ATGCCACTTGCATTGTTTGCATTGGCCGTCGCCGCATTCGGCATCGGCACCACCGAATTCGTCATCATGGGCCTGTTGACCGATGTGGCCAAGGACCTGTCCGTCAGCATCCCGGACGCTGGCCTGCTCATCACCGGCTACGCGCTGGGCGTGGTGTTCGGCGCGCCGGTGCTGGCGGTGCTCACTGCCAACCTGCCACGCAAGGCTACCCTGCTGGGCATGACCCTGATATTCATCCTCGGCAACGTGCTGTGCGCGATGGCGCCCAACTACGCCACGCTGATGGGTGCACGGGTCATCACGGCCCTGTGCCACGGGGCCTTCTTCGGGATCGGCTCGGTGGTCGCCGCAGGGCTGGTGGCGCCGACCAAGCGAGCCCAGGCCATCGCCCTGATGTTCACCGGACTGACCCTGGCCAACGTGCTGGGTGTACCGCTGGGGACCGCTCTGGGGCAGTTCGCGGGCTGGCGCTCCACGTTCTGGGCGGTTTCGGTCATCGGCGTCATCGCCCTGCTGGCGCAGATCGTCTGGCTGCCCAAGGCCATTCCCATGGAGCGCGGCAACCTGGCGCGCGAGTTCCGCGTGTTGCGCAAACCCAACGTGTTGCTGCCGCTGGCGATGAGCGCGATGGCCTCCTGCAGCCTGTTCAGCGTGTTCACCTACATCGCGCCGATCCTGCAGGACGTTACCGGTGTCAGCGCCCACGGCATCACCGTGATGCTTCTGCTGTTCGGCGTCGGCCTGACCATCGGCAGCATGCTTGGAGGTCGTCTGGCCGACTCACGCCTGTTGCCTTCGTTGCTGGGCATGGCGATCGCGGTGGTGTTGATCCTGGCCCTGTTCACGCAGACCAGCGGCTCGCTGATCCCGGCCGCGATCACCTTGCTGGCCTGGGGCGTGTTCGCCTTCGCGCTGTGCCCGATTCTGCAATTGCTCATCATCGACCAGGCGCACGAGGCGCCGAACCTGGGATCGACGCTGAACCAGAGCGCCTTCAACCTCGGCAACGCAGCAGGCGCCTGGGTCGGCGGCCTGGTCGTGGCCAGTGGTGCGCCGCTGGTGGACCTGCCCTGGACCGGCGCCATCACCGGTCTGGGCACGCTTGCCTTGGCATTGGTGTTCATCTATTGGCAGCGACGGCCGGTGGCGGTCAACGCTGCGGGATAA
- a CDS encoding cation:proton antiporter gives MLEIVATFICLTTLLTYVNFRFIGLPPTIGVMVTALMFSLILQGLSFIGYPGLEDRVEALMNQIDFGDLLMNWMLSFLLFAGALHVNLADLRNYRWPIGLLATFGVLIATFVIGTLAFWIFGLFGWHVSFLYCLLFGALISPTDPIAVLGVLRTANASKPLKTTIVGESLFNDGTAVVVFTVLLGIAQLGETPTVGATAMLFLHEAVGGVLFGGLIGYIVYRMIKSIEQYQVEVMLTLALVIGGSAMASELHVSAPIAMVVAGLIIGNLGRNLAMNDMTRRYMDGFWELLDDILNALLFALIGLELLLLPFSWLHLLAASLLAVAILLSRLLTVAPAILLLRRFRSVPRGTIRVLTWGGLRGGVSVALALALPIGPERDLLLSITYIVVLSSILLQGLSIGKLVKAVTREPDPQAVREH, from the coding sequence ATGCTCGAGATAGTCGCGACATTCATTTGCCTCACCACACTGCTCACCTACGTGAACTTCCGCTTCATCGGCCTGCCCCCGACCATCGGCGTGATGGTCACTGCCCTGATGTTCTCGCTGATCCTGCAAGGCCTGAGTTTCATCGGCTACCCAGGCCTCGAGGATCGCGTCGAAGCACTGATGAACCAGATCGACTTCGGCGACCTGCTGATGAACTGGATGCTCTCGTTCCTGCTGTTCGCCGGCGCGCTGCACGTGAACCTGGCTGACCTGCGCAACTACCGCTGGCCCATCGGTCTGCTGGCCACCTTCGGCGTACTGATCGCCACCTTCGTGATCGGCACCCTGGCCTTCTGGATCTTCGGCCTGTTCGGCTGGCACGTCAGCTTCCTGTATTGCCTGCTGTTCGGCGCCCTGATTTCACCGACCGACCCTATCGCGGTGCTGGGCGTGCTGCGAACGGCCAACGCCTCCAAGCCGCTGAAGACCACCATCGTCGGCGAATCGCTGTTCAATGACGGCACGGCAGTCGTGGTGTTCACCGTCCTGCTGGGCATCGCCCAACTTGGCGAAACCCCCACGGTTGGCGCGACGGCCATGCTGTTTCTGCATGAAGCCGTGGGCGGCGTGCTGTTCGGTGGGCTGATCGGCTACATCGTCTACCGCATGATCAAGAGCATCGAGCAGTACCAGGTCGAAGTCATGCTGACCCTGGCGCTGGTCATCGGCGGCTCGGCCATGGCTTCCGAGCTGCATGTCTCGGCGCCGATCGCGATGGTGGTGGCCGGGCTGATCATCGGCAACCTGGGACGCAACCTGGCGATGAACGACATGACCCGGCGCTATATGGACGGCTTCTGGGAGCTGCTCGACGACATCCTCAACGCCCTGCTGTTCGCCTTGATCGGGCTGGAGCTGTTGCTGCTGCCGTTCTCCTGGCTGCACCTGTTGGCAGCCTCCCTGCTCGCCGTGGCGATCCTGCTGTCGCGGTTGCTCACCGTGGCCCCGGCGATTCTGCTGCTGCGGCGCTTTCGTAGCGTGCCGCGCGGCACGATTCGCGTGCTCACCTGGGGCGGCCTGCGCGGCGGCGTCTCGGTCGCCCTGGCCCTGGCTCTGCCCATCGGCCCGGAGCGCGACCTGCTGCTGAGCATCACCTACATCGTCGTGCTGTCCTCGATCCTGCTGCAAGGCCTGAGCATCGGCAAGCTGGTCAAGGCCGTCACCCGCGAACCCGACCCGCAGGCAGTGCGCGAGCACTGA
- a CDS encoding OprD family porin has translation MLNKKWAVLALGVMAATQAMANEQADAKGFVEDSHLNVLLRNAYISRDYKHGGQDKAEWGQGVIAKFNSGFTQGTVGVGVDAFGLYALRLDGGTGRAGAGGIDFFKRGGTSDDPSSAPHDLARAGAAVKVRISNTVIKYGDQMPALPVLNFDDSRLLPESFTGTLITSKEIDGLVLNAGRFTQEARKSAEARDSGGLKKIDVYGGSYQFTDSLTGALYASDVEDRLKKQYINLNYVLALPSEQSLTFDFNGYRSHLDKDYASTLGTGRDNKIWSLAATWAFGPHSLTLAHQRSTGDTGYNYGFYQNAGGVGDGGSTIFLANSYWSDFNAEDEVSWQLGYGIDFRTFGVPGLTYKVAYVRGDNIRTPTGDGQEREIFNQLQYVVQNGPAKDLTLRLRGSWLRTSDNVRASGYNDDGNEVRAFVEYPINIF, from the coding sequence ATGTTGAACAAGAAATGGGCTGTCCTCGCCTTGGGCGTGATGGCGGCTACCCAAGCCATGGCCAACGAGCAGGCCGATGCCAAGGGTTTCGTCGAAGACAGCCACCTCAATGTACTGCTGCGCAATGCCTATATCAGCCGTGACTACAAGCATGGCGGGCAGGACAAGGCCGAGTGGGGCCAGGGCGTGATCGCCAAGTTCAACTCCGGTTTTACTCAGGGCACGGTCGGCGTCGGCGTCGATGCCTTCGGTCTGTATGCTCTGCGCCTGGATGGCGGTACCGGTCGCGCCGGTGCTGGCGGCATCGACTTCTTCAAGCGTGGCGGTACTTCGGATGATCCGAGCAGCGCGCCCCACGACCTGGCCCGCGCCGGGGCAGCGGTGAAGGTGCGTATTTCCAACACCGTGATCAAGTACGGCGATCAGATGCCAGCACTGCCGGTGCTCAACTTCGACGATTCACGCCTGTTGCCGGAAAGCTTCACCGGCACCCTGATCACTTCCAAGGAAATCGACGGCCTGGTGCTCAACGCCGGGCGCTTCACCCAGGAAGCGCGCAAGAGCGCCGAAGCCCGCGACAGTGGCGGCCTGAAGAAGATCGACGTGTACGGCGGCAGCTATCAGTTCACCGACAGCCTGACCGGCGCCTTGTATGCCTCGGATGTCGAAGATCGACTGAAGAAGCAGTACATCAACCTCAACTACGTGCTGGCCCTGCCGAGCGAGCAATCGCTGACGTTCGACTTCAACGGCTACCGCTCCCACTTGGACAAGGACTACGCCAGCACCTTGGGCACCGGTCGCGACAACAAGATCTGGAGCCTGGCCGCTACCTGGGCCTTCGGTCCGCACTCGCTGACTCTGGCGCATCAGCGCAGCACCGGTGACACCGGCTACAACTACGGTTTCTACCAGAACGCCGGCGGTGTGGGTGACGGTGGCTCGACCATCTTCCTGGCCAACTCGTACTGGTCGGACTTCAACGCCGAAGACGAAGTCTCCTGGCAGTTGGGCTACGGCATCGACTTCCGCACATTTGGCGTGCCGGGCCTGACCTACAAGGTGGCCTACGTGCGTGGCGACAACATCCGCACCCCGACCGGCGACGGTCAGGAGCGCGAGATCTTCAACCAGCTCCAGTACGTGGTACAGAACGGCCCGGCCAAGGACCTGACCCTGCGCCTGCGCGGCTCGTGGCTGCGCACTTCGGACAACGTCCGTGCCTCGGGCTACAACGACGACGGCAACGAAGTACGCGCCTTCGTCGAGTACCCGATCAACATCTTCTGA
- the aguA gene encoding agmatine deiminase, with amino-acid sequence MTTLDSTPRADGFHMPAEWAPHTQTWMLWPERPDNWRLGGKPVQAAHVALAKAIARFEPVTVGVSAGQYDNARARLDVPNIRVVEISSDDAWMRDTGPTFVVDHGGEVRGVDWAFNAWGGFLGGLYAPWNRDEQVASKVLDMERCQRYHTQGFVLEGGSIHVDGEGTLITTEECLLNRNRNPHLDRGQIERILADHLAVEKIIWLPDGLFNDETDGHVDNFCCYVRPGEVLLAWTDDASDPNYPRCQAALQVLENSVDAKGRALVVHKMPIPGPLYATQEECDGVDLVAGSQERHPSVRLAGSYVNFLIVNGGIIAPSFDDPLDGEAQALLQKLFPEHEVVMVPGRELLLGGGNIHCLTQQQPAPLRG; translated from the coding sequence ATGACCACGCTCGACAGTACCCCTCGCGCCGACGGTTTCCACATGCCGGCCGAATGGGCACCCCATACCCAGACCTGGATGCTGTGGCCCGAGCGCCCGGACAACTGGCGCCTGGGTGGCAAGCCGGTGCAGGCGGCGCATGTCGCCCTGGCCAAGGCCATCGCGCGTTTCGAACCGGTCACGGTCGGTGTGTCTGCCGGGCAATACGACAACGCGCGCGCACGCTTGGACGTGCCCAACATTCGCGTGGTCGAGATCAGCAGCGACGATGCCTGGATGCGCGATACCGGGCCGACCTTCGTCGTCGACCACGGTGGCGAAGTCCGTGGCGTGGACTGGGCCTTCAACGCCTGGGGTGGCTTTCTGGGCGGGCTCTACGCGCCCTGGAACCGCGACGAGCAGGTCGCCAGCAAGGTCTTGGACATGGAACGTTGCCAGCGTTATCACACCCAGGGTTTCGTGCTCGAGGGTGGCTCCATCCACGTTGACGGCGAAGGCACGCTGATCACCACCGAAGAGTGCCTGCTCAACCGCAATCGCAACCCACACCTGGACCGCGGGCAGATCGAACGCATCCTGGCCGATCATCTGGCGGTGGAGAAGATCATCTGGCTGCCCGACGGCCTGTTCAACGACGAGACCGACGGCCACGTCGACAACTTCTGCTGCTACGTGCGCCCCGGTGAAGTGCTGCTGGCCTGGACCGACGACGCCAGCGACCCGAACTATCCGCGTTGCCAGGCCGCTTTGCAGGTGCTGGAAAACAGCGTCGATGCCAAGGGACGGGCGCTGGTGGTGCACAAGATGCCGATCCCCGGGCCTCTGTACGCCACTCAGGAGGAATGCGACGGCGTCGATCTAGTTGCCGGCAGCCAGGAGCGTCATCCGTCCGTGCGTCTGGCCGGTTCCTACGTGAACTTCCTGATCGTCAACGGCGGCATCATCGCCCCAAGCTTCGACGATCCGCTCGACGGCGAGGCGCAGGCCTTGCTGCAGAAGCTGTTTCCAGAGCATGAAGTGGTCATGGTGCCGGGCCGCGAACTGCTGCTCGGCGGCGGCAACATCCACTGCCTCACCCAGCAGCAGCCGGCACCTCTGCGCGGTTGA